The segment GTAACCTTTCCTATAATTATGGTTGTTTCTGCCTTTAGTGCTTTTGCTGGACAAGGTGGTGCTCCTCTCGCTTCTATTGCTTTAGGAGCAAGAGATTATAAAAAAGCTGAAAAAATAATGGGAAACAGCATGGCTTTACTTTTAGTTTTTTCTATAGTTTTAACTATTTTCTTTCAAATATTTAAAACTCCACTACTCTATGCTTTTGGGGCTAGTGATAATGTAATATTTTATGCTCAAGAATATATTACCCTATATCTTTGGGGAACAGTTTTTGTAATGTTATCTCTTGGGCTAAATACTTTTATAAGTGGACAAGGAAATGCTAAAATAGCTATGTTATCTGTTCTTATAGGAGCTGTTACAAATATTATTTTAGACCCTATCTTTATATTTGTTCTGGGAATGGGAGTTAAAGGTGCAGCTCTAGCAACTGTAATTTCTCAAGCTTTTAGTGCTGTTTGGGTAGTTTATTTTTTAATATCAGAAAAAAGTGTAATTAAAATTAAAGTTGAAAATCTCTATTTTAATAAAGATATTCTTAAAAAAACTGCAACTTTAGGAATTTCTCCTTTTATTATGCAAAGTACAGAGAGCTTAGTACTTCTAACTTTAAACTCTGGACTACAAAAATATGGTGGAGACCTTTATGTTGGTTCTATGTCAATCTTAACTAGTGTTCTTCAACTTATTACAGTTCCTGTTTCAGGTATTACTCAAGGAATACAACCTGTTATCAGTTATAATTTTGGAGCTGGAAATAGAAAAAGAGTCCTTCAAACATTTAAAGGAATGTTGGGAGTTTGTCTTACAGTAACTATGATAATGGGAGGTATTGGAGTTTTATTTCCACATATATATGTAGGAATCTTTACTGAATCTCATGATTTAAGTAGTTTAACGATTAAATTTATGCCTATCTTTATTTTAGGAATGTGTATATTCGGAATTCAACAAGCTATTCAAGGAACTTTTTTAGCTCTAGGACAGGCTAAATTTTCAATCTTTATAGCTCTTTTAAGAAAGGTTATACTACTTGTTCCTTTAGCTATTATTCTCCCTATATTTATAGGAGTAAAAGGAATTTATTTAGCTGAGCCTATAGCTGATATCTCCTCTGTTTCAATAGCTAGCCTTATTTTTATTTTAAATTATAAAAAGATTTTACAAAATAGAAAAATTAAAAAATAGATAGTTTAAAACTATCTATTTTTTATATCACTTTTTATTAAACGAACAAGAATTATAATTAAAGGAATTAAAGTAAATAAAATTGCCTTACCTAAAAATATATGACACAATATAGTTGATATTATACAACCTAAAACAAAAACTCCCATCATCTCTAAGTGAATTATTAATTTATTTTTCATATCTTCATTTTCTGGTTCTTTTAAAAAATTCACAAAACTCTTTCCAGCTTGTCTTATATGATTAGTACAAAAAGTAGTAGCTACTGGAACTTTTCTAGTTTTTTGAAATGTATTATACTGCATTGAACATATAAAACTAATAAGTATTTGAGATATCTGATATGGGGCATCTTCAGATAAAGACCCTAAAAATGCTACAACAACTATCTCTATTAAAATCAATAT is part of the uncultured Fusobacterium sp. genome and harbors:
- a CDS encoding MATE family efflux transporter, which codes for MNTNTAQKLGKAPLKELFIIMAIPSVLAQLINVLYNIVDRIYIGHIKEVGSLALTGVGVTFPIIMVVSAFSAFAGQGGAPLASIALGARDYKKAEKIMGNSMALLLVFSIVLTIFFQIFKTPLLYAFGASDNVIFYAQEYITLYLWGTVFVMLSLGLNTFISGQGNAKIAMLSVLIGAVTNIILDPIFIFVLGMGVKGAALATVISQAFSAVWVVYFLISEKSVIKIKVENLYFNKDILKKTATLGISPFIMQSTESLVLLTLNSGLQKYGGDLYVGSMSILTSVLQLITVPVSGITQGIQPVISYNFGAGNRKRVLQTFKGMLGVCLTVTMIMGGIGVLFPHIYVGIFTESHDLSSLTIKFMPIFILGMCIFGIQQAIQGTFLALGQAKFSIFIALLRKVILLVPLAIILPIFIGVKGIYLAEPIADISSVSIASLIFILNYKKILQNRKIKK
- a CDS encoding YoaK family protein, translating into MKNLEQELLNKKEYELECEKLWVFLTLMMISGFYGAFTYTIRGGVFSNAQTANFVLFAINLGSGKFFHGMYYLIPISAYFLGTIISEAIGGPIKKLNNIRWDTILILIEIVVVAFLGSLSEDAPYQISQILISFICSMQYNTFQKTRKVPVATTFCTNHIRQAGKSFVNFLKEPENEDMKNKLIIHLEMMGVFVLGCIISTILCHIFLGKAILFTLIPLIIILVRLIKSDIKNR